Proteins from a single region of Fibrobacter sp. UWB5:
- the htpG gene encoding molecular chaperone HtpG: MATEKMEFQTEVRDMLNLMINSLYSNKEIFLRELVSNAADALDKRRFLSLSNADLLPQGTQLRIDISVNKEGKRIVVEDNGIGMNKEDLINCLGTIARSGTKNFIKNLKEGDKGSVDLIGQFGVGFYSVFMVAKKVEVLTLKAGETQGYMWSSEGTGDFEISEAPLDKVGTKITLYLKDDEDAEEFASEWKIKDIVQKYSGFVSYGIYFHPEASKNDKGEIEEKPEERLNEKQALWRQSEKEVTEEQYKDFYNVISHEADEPAAWSHSHAEGSQEFWSLVYIPSKAPFNIWHNDALHGLKLYVKKVFIMDDCKDLLPPWLRFVRGVVDSEDLPLNVSREILQNNKIITNIRKHVIKKVLDSLQNMADKDAAKYNAWWRELGMVLKEGFYMNWEHLDELKKLLRFESTKTEGDALVGLDEYVKRMPEGQKEIYYLIGDKNAVKSNPMLEAFKAKGYEVLLMSDGIDEFMMSSLQEFGDKKFHDIARGDVDFEKTEDEKKAEEANKGIFKGLCENLQKVLDEDIKEVRVSSRLKDSPCCLVTSEDAMSAQMERMMKAMGQKNLPKSKRILEINPTHPICEMLKKKAEAKEDLGDWPKALYGQALLAEGSPLPNPAEYVAAITKLLTASVK, from the coding sequence ATGGCAACAGAGAAGATGGAATTCCAGACCGAAGTTCGCGACATGCTGAACTTGATGATCAACTCCCTTTATAGCAACAAGGAAATCTTCCTCCGCGAGCTTGTTTCCAACGCGGCGGATGCACTCGACAAGCGTCGTTTCCTCTCGCTCTCGAACGCCGACTTGCTTCCGCAGGGCACGCAGCTCCGCATCGACATCTCGGTGAACAAGGAAGGCAAGAGAATCGTCGTGGAAGACAACGGTATCGGCATGAACAAGGAAGACTTGATCAACTGCCTCGGTACCATCGCCCGTAGCGGCACCAAGAATTTCATCAAGAACCTCAAGGAAGGCGACAAGGGCAGCGTCGATCTCATCGGCCAGTTCGGTGTGGGTTTCTACTCTGTGTTCATGGTCGCCAAGAAGGTCGAAGTCTTGACTCTTAAGGCAGGCGAAACTCAGGGCTACATGTGGTCCTCCGAAGGCACCGGCGACTTCGAGATTTCTGAAGCACCGCTCGACAAGGTCGGCACCAAGATTACTTTGTACCTGAAGGATGACGAAGACGCCGAAGAATTCGCCAGCGAATGGAAAATCAAGGACATCGTCCAGAAGTACAGCGGCTTCGTGAGCTACGGCATCTACTTCCACCCGGAAGCCTCCAAGAACGACAAGGGCGAAATCGAAGAAAAGCCCGAAGAACGCCTGAACGAAAAGCAGGCCTTGTGGCGCCAGAGCGAAAAGGAAGTCACCGAAGAACAGTACAAGGATTTCTACAACGTCATCAGCCACGAAGCCGACGAACCGGCCGCCTGGAGCCACAGCCACGCCGAAGGTTCCCAGGAATTCTGGAGCCTCGTGTATATTCCGTCGAAGGCCCCGTTCAACATTTGGCACAACGATGCTTTGCATGGCCTCAAGCTCTACGTGAAGAAGGTCTTTATCATGGACGACTGCAAGGACCTGCTGCCGCCTTGGCTCCGCTTTGTGCGCGGCGTGGTGGATAGCGAAGACTTGCCGCTGAATGTGTCCCGTGAAATCTTGCAGAACAACAAGATTATCACCAACATCCGTAAGCATGTGATCAAGAAGGTGCTCGACTCCCTGCAGAATATGGCCGACAAGGATGCCGCGAAGTACAACGCCTGGTGGCGCGAACTCGGCATGGTCCTGAAGGAAGGCTTCTACATGAACTGGGAACATCTTGACGAACTCAAGAAGTTGCTCCGTTTCGAAAGCACCAAGACCGAAGGCGACGCTCTCGTGGGCCTCGACGAATACGTGAAGCGCATGCCGGAAGGCCAGAAGGAAATTTACTACCTCATCGGCGACAAGAATGCTGTGAAGTCTAACCCGATGCTCGAAGCCTTCAAGGCCAAGGGCTACGAAGTGTTGCTCATGAGCGACGGCATCGATGAATTCATGATGTCTAGCCTCCAGGAATTCGGCGACAAGAAGTTCCACGACATTGCCCGCGGCGATGTGGACTTCGAAAAGACCGAAGACGAAAAGAAGGCCGAAGAAGCCAACAAGGGTATCTTCAAGGGCCTCTGCGAAAACCTGCAGAAAGTCTTGGATGAAGACATCAAGGAAGTCCGCGTGTCCAGCCGCCTCAAAGACAGCCCCTGCTGCCTTGTGACCAGCGAAGACGCCATGAGCGCCCAGATGGAACGCATGATGAAGGCGATGGGCCAGAAGAACTTGCCGAAGAGCAAGCGCATTCTGGAAATCAACCCGACGCACCCGATTTGCGAAATGCTCAAGAAGAAAGCCGAAGCCAAGGAAGACCTGGGCGACTGGCCGAAGGCCCTCTACGGCCAGGCCCTGCTTGCCGAAGGCTCTCCGCTTCCGAACCCGGCTGAATATGTCGCGGCAATTACCAAGTTGCTGACCGCCAGCGTGAAGTAG
- a CDS encoding glycosyltransferase, giving the protein MKVLVAPLDWGLGHATRCVPVIREFLNQGAEVELAVVRSNAALLREFFPDLRQRLAPSYNIVYPKHGYNMGLWLVKNGVHLRTVMNYEHRFSEEMVQRYHYDVLVSDNRFGFYSRNAKSIYMTHQRRIAFPKVLSAFEPLGMLWHASVMKHFDEVWVPDLPETPGYAGSLSHVKTCPVPVKYVGALSRFEGENLTAKSDVRYRFVAVVSGVEPARTRFENLLRKTLVKIPGRHAIILGKPSLGVKSSNEQNLDLFTHLPDNQFAAVVKNAEWVVSRGGYSTVMDMAVLGARCIFVPTPGQYEQVILGRDLAREGFAATIDESKFSTETLIAAVSEKARVALPKPEDDNKLLKDAVYASIHSRFSSH; this is encoded by the coding sequence TTGAAAGTTCTAGTGGCACCACTTGACTGGGGGCTGGGGCATGCGACTCGTTGCGTGCCCGTGATTCGGGAATTCCTGAATCAAGGTGCTGAGGTCGAACTTGCGGTGGTGCGCTCGAATGCGGCTTTGCTGCGGGAGTTCTTTCCGGACTTGCGTCAGCGATTGGCACCGTCTTACAACATTGTTTACCCCAAGCATGGCTACAATATGGGCCTCTGGCTTGTCAAGAACGGGGTACACTTGCGGACGGTGATGAATTATGAACATCGCTTTTCCGAAGAAATGGTGCAGCGTTACCATTACGATGTGTTGGTATCGGATAACCGATTCGGTTTTTACAGCCGGAATGCAAAATCGATTTATATGACGCACCAGCGCCGCATCGCTTTCCCGAAGGTGCTTTCGGCATTTGAACCGCTCGGTATGCTTTGGCATGCCTCGGTCATGAAGCATTTTGACGAAGTTTGGGTGCCGGATTTGCCCGAAACTCCGGGCTATGCGGGATCGCTATCGCATGTGAAGACTTGCCCGGTGCCGGTAAAGTATGTGGGGGCGCTCTCGCGTTTTGAAGGCGAAAACCTGACGGCGAAATCGGATGTGCGCTATCGCTTTGTGGCGGTCGTTTCGGGAGTGGAACCTGCCCGAACTCGCTTTGAAAATCTGTTGCGTAAGACGCTTGTGAAAATTCCCGGTCGCCATGCGATTATTCTAGGGAAACCCTCGCTTGGCGTAAAGAGCTCCAACGAACAGAACCTAGACCTGTTCACGCACTTGCCCGATAATCAGTTTGCGGCGGTAGTGAAAAATGCGGAATGGGTTGTTTCGCGTGGTGGTTACAGTACCGTGATGGATATGGCGGTGCTTGGTGCCCGCTGTATTTTTGTGCCGACGCCCGGACAGTATGAACAGGTGATTCTGGGCCGCGACCTTGCCCGCGAAGGTTTTGCAGCGACCATCGATGAATCCAAGTTCTCGACTGAAACTTTGATTGCCGCTGTCAGTGAAAAAGCCCGCGTCGCTTTGCCGAAACCCGAAGATGATAATAAACTGCTGAAGGATGCTGTATATGCCTCAATTCATTCTCGCTTTTCCTCTCACTAA
- a CDS encoding polysaccharide deacetylase family protein, which translates to MARKFLLCFHDFSVWNYQKVAPILEELKDLAGAPFSVLVIPDTDKAPSDMVKGFRETLQKLKAGGFELALHGYKHQAEFSQGRSYAGLIGMNLTGGEAEFAGLSEFESSRLLHLGLDAWKELIGDSEKPTAFVPPTWYSNKFLPSQVHAEKMLYEERFALVTAKGKRYASPVASFAGIPDFLIKAAFKFGAIALKVPVGLPRIALHPVDFPARTDKIHDLIRIALNSGRKLSQYKDL; encoded by the coding sequence ATGGCTCGCAAATTTCTCTTGTGCTTTCACGATTTCAGCGTCTGGAACTACCAGAAAGTCGCCCCGATTCTTGAAGAACTCAAGGACCTGGCGGGCGCCCCTTTCAGTGTACTCGTTATCCCGGACACCGACAAGGCCCCGTCCGACATGGTCAAGGGCTTTCGCGAAACACTCCAGAAACTTAAAGCCGGCGGATTCGAGCTCGCCCTCCACGGCTACAAGCACCAGGCCGAATTCAGCCAGGGTCGCAGCTACGCCGGCCTTATCGGAATGAACCTGACCGGCGGCGAAGCCGAATTTGCAGGCCTTAGCGAATTTGAATCGAGCAGACTTTTGCACTTGGGGCTAGACGCCTGGAAAGAATTAATCGGAGACTCCGAAAAGCCCACCGCATTTGTCCCGCCGACTTGGTACAGCAACAAGTTCCTGCCGAGCCAGGTGCATGCCGAAAAAATGCTTTACGAAGAACGATTCGCCCTGGTGACCGCCAAAGGCAAGCGCTACGCCTCCCCTGTCGCCAGTTTCGCAGGTATCCCCGACTTTTTAATCAAGGCCGCCTTCAAGTTCGGTGCCATCGCCCTGAAGGTTCCTGTCGGACTCCCCCGCATCGCTCTCCACCCGGTGGATTTCCCTGCCCGGACCGACAAAATCCACGATTTGATCCGCATCGCCTTGAACAGCGGGCGCAAGCTTTCGCAGTACAAAGACCTGTAA
- a CDS encoding undecaprenyl-diphosphate phosphatase has translation MFESIILGLLQGLAEFLPISSSGHLVLGHELLGMNEAGMFFDIMLHAGTLLSIFVVFHKKITDIIVGCLRKNPDQLREAGYIILASIPTALIGLGFKDALEGLFENPRAVCVAELFTGLLLFTSQWGATGAKHPDNEGVKMNWWRALVTGTVQGIACIPGISRSGSTISAMMFMGVNRKYAGEFSFLMSIPAVGGAALLDCIKWIKCQSMTPEKALLDPEKAMKCADAGGFTPELLVGMVVSFIFGIIALKWLMTFLQKGKFQHFAWYVWAVGILGLIFI, from the coding sequence ATGTTTGAATCTATTATTCTCGGCCTGTTGCAGGGCCTCGCCGAATTCCTCCCCATTTCTAGCTCCGGCCACCTTGTGCTTGGGCACGAACTTTTAGGCATGAACGAAGCGGGCATGTTCTTCGATATCATGCTCCATGCCGGCACCTTGCTGTCCATCTTCGTGGTGTTCCACAAGAAGATTACTGACATCATCGTGGGTTGCCTCCGCAAGAATCCGGACCAGCTCCGCGAAGCGGGCTACATTATCTTGGCTAGCATTCCGACGGCTTTGATTGGCCTCGGTTTCAAGGATGCTCTCGAAGGCCTGTTCGAAAACCCGCGTGCCGTGTGTGTCGCCGAACTCTTTACGGGCTTGCTCCTGTTTACTTCGCAGTGGGGCGCAACTGGTGCCAAGCATCCGGATAACGAAGGCGTCAAGATGAACTGGTGGCGTGCTCTCGTGACCGGTACGGTACAGGGCATTGCCTGCATCCCGGGCATCAGCCGCAGCGGCTCTACCATCAGCGCCATGATGTTCATGGGCGTGAACCGCAAGTACGCCGGTGAATTCAGCTTCCTCATGAGCATTCCTGCCGTGGGCGGTGCTGCTCTCCTCGATTGCATCAAGTGGATCAAGTGCCAGAGCATGACTCCCGAAAAGGCTCTCCTCGACCCGGAAAAGGCCATGAAGTGTGCCGACGCCGGTGGCTTTACCCCCGAACTTTTGGTGGGCATGGTCGTGTCGTTTATCTTCGGCATCATCGCCCTCAAGTGGCTTATGACCTTCTTGCAGAAGGGCAAGTTCCAGCACTTCGCCTGGTACGTCTGGGCTGTGGGTATCCTCGGACTGATCTTTATCTAA
- a CDS encoding phosphoribosylaminoimidazolesuccinocarboxamide synthase — MSLKFETPITEVPLFHQGKVRDMYDLGDSFLMVASDRLSAFDVVLPTPIPGKGKILNQLSLFWFQHLGMKNHLITADVNEYPAVLKKHADYLRGRSMIVKKAHRHSVECIVRGYIVGSGWKDYQKTGKICGHVLPEGLQLCQKLEKPLYTPSTKPDVGHDENISFEQTFDIVGEKVATTLRDMSLDIYTKARDYAASKGIILADTKFEFGEIDGETILIDEVLTPDSSRYWPADKYQVGKNQESFDKQYVRDWLETLDWGKTYPGPEIPPEVVKNTLAKYEEIFVRLTGKQPEL, encoded by the coding sequence ATGAGCTTAAAATTCGAAACCCCCATTACCGAAGTTCCGCTGTTCCACCAGGGTAAAGTACGCGACATGTACGACCTGGGCGACAGCTTCCTGATGGTCGCCAGCGACCGTCTTTCCGCTTTTGACGTGGTGCTTCCCACCCCGATCCCTGGTAAGGGCAAAATCCTCAACCAGCTTTCGCTGTTCTGGTTCCAGCACCTCGGCATGAAGAACCACCTCATCACCGCCGACGTGAACGAATACCCGGCCGTGCTCAAGAAGCACGCCGACTACCTCCGCGGCCGTTCCATGATCGTGAAGAAGGCCCACCGCCATTCCGTGGAATGCATCGTGCGCGGCTACATCGTGGGTTCTGGCTGGAAGGACTACCAGAAGACCGGTAAGATTTGCGGTCACGTTCTCCCGGAAGGCCTGCAGCTCTGCCAGAAGCTCGAAAAGCCGCTCTACACGCCGAGCACCAAGCCCGACGTTGGCCACGACGAAAACATCAGCTTCGAACAGACTTTTGACATCGTTGGCGAAAAGGTTGCAACGACTCTCCGCGACATGTCTTTGGACATCTACACGAAGGCCCGCGACTACGCCGCAAGCAAGGGCATCATCCTCGCCGACACCAAGTTCGAATTCGGTGAAATCGACGGCGAAACCATCCTCATTGACGAAGTGCTCACGCCGGACTCCAGCCGCTACTGGCCGGCCGACAAGTACCAGGTGGGCAAGAACCAGGAAAGCTTCGACAAGCAGTACGTTCGCGACTGGCTGGAAACTCTCGACTGGGGCAAGACCTACCCGGGTCCGGAAATTCCGCCTGAAGTCGTGAAGAACACGCTCGCCAAGTACGAAGAAATCTTCGTGCGCCTCACCGGCAAGCAGCCGGAATTGTAG